The Flavobacterium sp. 123 genome contains a region encoding:
- a CDS encoding SDR family oxidoreductase: MGENINSTILITGGAGFIGSNLCEYFLSKKYKVVCLDNFATGHRHNVKLFMNDPNFTLIEGDIRNLVDCQNAVKGVDYVLHEAALGSVPRSIIDPVTTNDVNVSGFLNMLVASRDAKVKRFIYAASSSTYGDSVGLPKVEDVIGKPLSPYAITKYVNELYAEIFSRTYGLETIGLRYFNVFGRKQDPNGAYAAVIPKFVMQLMQLESPIINGDGNYSRDFTYIDNVIQMNELAMITTNTEAVNTVYNTAFGDRTTLNDLLKYLKEYLSKYDSRIANVEIIHGPNRAGDIPHSLASIDKAKSLLHYNPKYSMQEGLKEAVEWYWNNLK, translated from the coding sequence ATGGGAGAAAACATAAATAGTACAATATTAATTACAGGAGGAGCAGGATTTATCGGTTCTAATCTTTGCGAATATTTCTTGTCTAAAAAGTATAAAGTAGTCTGTTTAGATAATTTTGCAACAGGGCACAGGCATAATGTAAAGTTGTTTATGAATGATCCTAATTTTACTTTAATAGAAGGAGATATTCGTAATTTAGTTGATTGTCAAAATGCCGTAAAAGGAGTTGATTATGTATTGCATGAAGCAGCACTAGGTTCGGTACCAAGATCAATTATAGATCCAGTTACAACAAATGATGTAAATGTTTCGGGTTTTTTGAATATGTTAGTAGCCTCAAGAGATGCTAAAGTGAAACGATTTATTTATGCCGCAAGCTCTTCTACTTATGGAGATTCGGTAGGTTTGCCAAAGGTTGAAGACGTAATTGGGAAACCACTTTCGCCTTATGCTATTACAAAATATGTGAACGAATTATATGCTGAAATTTTTAGCAGAACATATGGTTTAGAAACAATAGGATTGCGTTATTTTAATGTTTTTGGACGAAAACAAGATCCTAACGGAGCTTATGCGGCAGTTATTCCAAAGTTTGTGATGCAATTGATGCAATTAGAAAGCCCGATAATAAACGGGGACGGAAATTATTCAAGAGATTTTACCTATATTGATAATGTAATTCAAATGAATGAATTGGCTATGATCACTACTAATACAGAAGCTGTAAATACAGTTTATAATACCGCTTTTGGTGATAGAACCACATTAAATGATTTGCTAAAATATCTAAAAGAATATTTGTCAAAATACGATTCAAGAATAGCAAATGTTGAGATAATTCATGGCCCTAATAGGGCAGGTGATATCCCACATTCATTAGCAAGTATTGATAAAGCAAAATCATTGTTGCATTACAATCCTAAATATTCTATGCAGGAAGGATTGAAAGAAGCGGTGGAATGGTATTGGAATAATCTGAAATAA
- a CDS encoding UDP-glucose 6-dehydrogenase, with protein sequence MKITKICCIGAGYVGGPTMAVIAQKCPQIKVTVVDLNEERILAWNDPNVDNIPIYEPGLSAIVGEARGRNLFFSTEVDKAIDEAQIIFISVNTPTKTYGKGKGMAADLKYIELCARQIAKVAKQNKIVVEKSTLPVRTAEAIKSILDNTGNGVQFQILSNPEFLAEGTAVSDLLNPDRILIGGDTSEEGQKAIQALVDVYSNWVPNDKILTTNVWSSELSKLTANAFLAQRISSINALSELCEKTGADVNEVARAIGMDSRIGPKFLKASVGFGGSCFQKDILNLVYIAKSYGLNEVADYWEQVIIMNDHQKKRFSNRIVQTLYNTVADKKITFLGWAFKKDTNDTRESAAIYVADDLINEHANIAVYDPKVSEKKILADLDYLETRASEKNAKSISSFDNPYSACADAHAIAVLTEWDEFVGYDWKKIYDGMQKPAFIFDGRNLLNKSELEAIGFVYQAIGS encoded by the coding sequence ATGAAAATTACAAAAATTTGTTGCATTGGAGCAGGGTATGTTGGAGGGCCAACTATGGCTGTTATTGCACAAAAATGTCCCCAAATTAAAGTTACTGTTGTCGATTTAAATGAAGAGCGCATCTTAGCTTGGAATGACCCAAATGTAGATAATATTCCCATTTATGAACCGGGATTGAGTGCTATTGTAGGAGAAGCTAGAGGAAGAAATTTGTTTTTTTCAACAGAAGTAGACAAGGCAATTGATGAGGCACAAATTATTTTTATATCTGTGAACACTCCTACTAAAACCTATGGAAAAGGGAAAGGTATGGCTGCAGATTTAAAATATATTGAATTGTGCGCTAGACAAATAGCAAAAGTCGCTAAGCAAAATAAAATTGTAGTTGAAAAATCTACGCTTCCGGTTAGAACAGCTGAAGCGATAAAAAGTATTCTTGATAATACAGGTAATGGAGTACAGTTTCAGATTTTATCTAATCCAGAGTTTCTTGCTGAAGGAACTGCAGTGTCAGATTTATTAAATCCAGACAGGATTTTGATTGGTGGTGATACTAGTGAAGAAGGTCAAAAAGCAATTCAGGCCTTGGTTGATGTATATTCGAATTGGGTGCCAAATGACAAGATTTTGACAACAAATGTATGGTCTTCAGAGTTGTCGAAGTTGACTGCTAATGCTTTTTTAGCACAAAGAATTTCTTCTATAAATGCATTGTCTGAGCTTTGTGAAAAAACGGGAGCTGATGTGAATGAAGTGGCAAGAGCTATAGGAATGGACAGTAGAATTGGTCCTAAATTTTTAAAAGCATCTGTTGGATTTGGTGGTTCTTGTTTTCAAAAAGACATTTTGAATTTAGTTTATATCGCTAAGTCGTATGGACTTAATGAAGTAGCGGATTATTGGGAACAAGTGATCATAATGAATGACCATCAAAAGAAACGTTTTTCTAACCGAATTGTACAAACGCTTTATAATACGGTTGCTGATAAAAAAATAACATTTTTAGGTTGGGCTTTCAAAAAAGATACGAATGATACCAGAGAATCTGCGGCTATTTATGTTGCGGACGATTTAATAAATGAGCATGCAAACATTGCCGTTTATGATCCTAAAGTTTCTGAGAAAAAGATTTTAGCAGATTTAGATTATTTAGAGACGAGAGCATCAGAAAAAAATGCTAAAAGTATAAGCTCTTTCGATAACCCTTATAGCGCATGTGCTGATGCTCATGCAATAGCGGTGCTAACGGAGTGGGATGAATTTGTAGGGTATGATTGGAAAAAAATATATGATGGAATGCAAAAACCAGCATTTATTTTTGATGGTAGAAATTTATTAAACAAATCAGAATTAGAGGCGATAGGATTTGTATATCAGGCGATAGGATCCTAG
- a CDS encoding UpxY family transcription antiterminator — protein sequence MNWYVVYTKPKWEKKVAEQLHKLGIECYCPLTIQVRQWSDRKKKVEVPLFNSYVFVQLEESDRNLVFDSPGVVRYLFWLGKPAIVRDEEINTIKKWMSGSKPFDLTVSPYQKGDVIALESGPFSNQKAIVQEITNTHYVLVLESIGCVLKMKYK from the coding sequence ATGAATTGGTATGTAGTATATACAAAACCCAAATGGGAGAAAAAAGTTGCGGAGCAATTGCATAAATTAGGTATTGAATGTTATTGTCCATTAACAATTCAAGTGCGCCAATGGTCTGATAGGAAAAAAAAGGTTGAGGTTCCGCTTTTTAATTCCTATGTTTTTGTTCAATTAGAAGAATCAGATCGGAATTTAGTATTTGATTCCCCTGGAGTTGTTCGGTATTTATTCTGGTTAGGCAAACCTGCTATTGTTCGAGATGAAGAAATTAATACTATAAAAAAATGGATGTCTGGTTCAAAACCATTCGATCTTACAGTTTCGCCATATCAGAAAGGAGATGTTATTGCTCTGGAGTCAGGACCTTTTTCTAATCAAAAAGCAATTGTTCAAGAGATAACAAATACGCATTACGTTTTGGTTTTAGAATCGATTGGATGTGTTTTGAAAATGAAATATAAATAA
- a CDS encoding nucleotide sugar dehydrogenase, with amino-acid sequence MGLSKKIAIVGLGYVGLPLARLFATKHSVIGFDINTSRIASLKSGTDTTFEVDDETLQKVLLDSPSDSNGLYCTSDLNDIATCNYYIITVPTPVDKNNRPDLTPLYKSSETVGSVLKKGDIVIYESTVYPGVTEEECVPVLERISGLKFNVDFFAGYSPERINPGDKEHTVEKILKVTSGSTPEIGQKVDDLYQSVITAGTHLAPTIKVAEAAKVIENSQRDINIAFVNELAKIFNLMNIDTQAVLKAAGTKWNFLPFKPGLVGGHCIGVDPYYLAQRAQEFGYHPEIILAGRRLNDSMGDYVASQIVKLMIKKGISVNGASLLMLGITFKENCPDVRNTKIVDVIAALKDYGITVTIYDPLANPNEVKHEYGLETTTSMPNVKFDAVVLGVSHSAFLKMDLSQLQNSNSIIYDVKGVLGDKVDGRL; translated from the coding sequence ATGGGTTTAAGTAAAAAAATTGCAATAGTTGGTTTAGGGTATGTTGGATTGCCTTTGGCACGTTTATTTGCAACAAAGCATTCTGTTATTGGCTTTGATATTAATACATCGAGAATTGCTTCATTAAAATCGGGTACAGATACTACTTTTGAAGTTGATGATGAAACTTTGCAGAAAGTCTTGTTAGATAGTCCTAGTGATAGTAATGGGTTGTATTGCACTTCTGATTTGAATGATATAGCCACATGTAATTATTATATTATTACGGTTCCCACTCCAGTTGATAAAAATAATCGTCCTGATTTGACGCCTTTGTATAAATCAAGTGAAACTGTTGGTTCTGTTTTGAAGAAAGGGGATATTGTCATTTATGAATCGACAGTATATCCTGGAGTTACAGAAGAAGAATGTGTGCCTGTTTTGGAGCGTATTTCGGGATTGAAATTTAACGTTGATTTTTTTGCAGGCTATTCTCCTGAAAGAATCAATCCGGGGGATAAAGAACATACTGTCGAAAAGATATTAAAAGTTACTTCAGGTTCTACTCCAGAAATTGGACAAAAAGTAGATGACTTATATCAATCGGTTATTACTGCAGGAACACATCTAGCACCTACCATAAAAGTGGCGGAGGCGGCTAAAGTTATTGAAAATTCTCAACGGGATATTAATATTGCTTTTGTAAACGAATTGGCAAAAATATTCAACTTAATGAATATAGATACGCAAGCGGTTCTTAAAGCAGCGGGTACAAAATGGAACTTTCTACCTTTCAAACCAGGATTAGTAGGTGGACATTGTATAGGGGTTGATCCGTATTATTTGGCACAAAGAGCACAAGAATTTGGATACCATCCTGAAATTATTTTAGCTGGAAGACGTTTGAATGATAGCATGGGAGACTATGTAGCTTCGCAAATCGTTAAGTTAATGATTAAAAAAGGAATATCTGTAAATGGAGCTTCTCTTTTGATGCTGGGAATTACTTTTAAAGAGAACTGTCCAGATGTACGCAATACAAAAATTGTAGATGTGATTGCTGCCTTGAAAGATTATGGAATTACAGTAACCATATACGATCCTTTAGCAAATCCAAACGAAGTTAAACACGAGTATGGATTAGAGACCACTACTTCAATGCCAAATGTGAAATTTGATGCTGTAGTCTTGGGAGTTTCTCATTCAGCCTTTTTGAAAATGGATTTATCTCAATTACAAAACTCAAATAGTATCATTTATGATGTAAAAGGTGTTTTGGGAGATAAGGTTGATGGCAGGTTATAG
- a CDS encoding adenylyltransferase/cytidyltransferase family protein, with amino-acid sequence MKIGITFSAFDLLHAGHITMLEEAKRQCDYLIAALQTDPTIDRPEKNRPTQSVVERYIQLKGCKFVDEIIPYATEQDLEDILRSFKIDVRIIGDEYKDKNFTGRTYCEDKGIQLYFNVRDHRFSSSSLRKEVTEKELLKENKVK; translated from the coding sequence ATGAAAATAGGAATTACCTTTAGTGCTTTTGATTTACTCCATGCTGGGCATATTACCATGCTAGAGGAAGCAAAAAGACAATGTGATTATTTGATAGCAGCATTACAAACGGATCCTACAATCGATCGTCCTGAAAAAAACAGACCCACCCAATCTGTAGTAGAGCGCTATATACAACTTAAAGGTTGTAAATTTGTAGATGAAATTATTCCTTATGCTACCGAACAAGATTTAGAAGATATCTTACGTTCTTTTAAAATTGACGTTCGTATTATTGGTGATGAGTATAAAGATAAAAATTTTACTGGTAGAACTTATTGTGAAGACAAAGGAATTCAGCTTTATTTTAATGTTCGGGATCATCGCTTTTCTAGTAGTAGTCTGCGAAAAGAAGTAACAGAAAAAGAATTATTGAAAGAAAATAAGGTGAAGTAA
- a CDS encoding four helix bundle protein — protein sequence MESNLEVWKVAHQLTLAVYKITSDFPKSEQFGLISQVRRSASSVPTKILLKDRQDNIKKNSFRFYIFQKDH from the coding sequence ATGGAATCTAATTTAGAAGTATGGAAAGTAGCACACCAATTAACATTGGCGGTATATAAAATTACTTCTGATTTTCCAAAATCAGAACAATTTGGTCTGATTAGTCAAGTAAGAAGAAGTGCTTCTAGTGTCCCTACTAAAATATTATTGAAGGACAGGCAAGACAATATAAAAAAGAATTCGTTCCGTTTTTATATATTTCAAAAGGATCATTAG
- a CDS encoding four helix bundle protein has translation MSKGSLEETNYHLFLSKELGYIKEEDYTILFNLCSRIKMMLYKLIKSLAA, from the coding sequence ATTTCAAAAGGATCATTAGAAGAAACGAATTATCATTTATTTTTGTCCAAAGAGTTGGGATATATTAAAGAAGAAGATTATACCATTCTATTTAATTTATGTTCCAGAATAAAAATGATGTTATACAAACTAATTAAATCTCTAGCTGCTTAA
- a CDS encoding mannose-1-phosphate guanylyltransferase translates to MNQKHSIIHVILTGGVGSRLWPLSRKSQPKQYLDLFEGKSLFEMTVERNRDLVDQVMVVGNVDNCHLSKAVMEKSNTPYIDIVESTPRNTAAAIAFAAFAADPEDILIVTPSDHIIDEMQHYNQALTEAIEKASRGFIVTFGIIPTKPETGYGYIERKGDNVVSFREKPNKVTATDFIAKGNFLWNSGMFCFKAGVLLEELKAFNPEVYEKSKIAWENNTNGNIDLNLSMEIPSISIDYAVMERSKKIKVVSSTFVWSDLGSFESVYDYLVSKGHPVDKNGNMVIGTNLFTAFIGLKNTIFVATETANLILQKEQSQDVKNIYNELERKKSNLLN, encoded by the coding sequence ATGAATCAAAAACATTCAATCATACACGTTATCCTTACAGGAGGAGTAGGCAGTAGGTTATGGCCATTGTCTCGCAAAAGTCAACCCAAACAGTATCTTGATTTATTTGAAGGTAAATCTTTATTTGAAATGACGGTGGAACGTAATCGTGATTTGGTAGATCAGGTAATGGTTGTAGGCAATGTAGATAATTGCCATTTGAGTAAGGCGGTTATGGAAAAATCGAATACCCCTTATATTGATATTGTTGAATCAACTCCCAGAAATACAGCTGCTGCAATTGCTTTTGCTGCTTTTGCCGCTGATCCAGAAGATATTTTAATTGTTACTCCCTCGGATCATATTATTGATGAAATGCAACACTATAATCAAGCTTTAACAGAAGCAATAGAAAAAGCATCAAGAGGATTTATTGTTACTTTCGGAATTATTCCAACAAAACCAGAAACGGGCTATGGATACATAGAACGCAAGGGAGATAATGTAGTTTCTTTTCGGGAGAAACCCAATAAAGTAACGGCTACAGATTTTATTGCCAAAGGTAATTTTCTTTGGAATAGTGGTATGTTTTGCTTTAAAGCTGGCGTTTTATTAGAAGAACTGAAAGCATTTAACCCAGAAGTATATGAGAAATCAAAAATAGCTTGGGAAAATAATACTAACGGAAATATAGACCTAAACTTATCTATGGAAATCCCTTCCATTAGTATTGATTATGCAGTGATGGAAAGAAGTAAAAAAATAAAAGTGGTTTCGTCAACTTTCGTTTGGTCTGATTTAGGATCTTTTGAATCTGTTTATGATTATTTAGTTTCTAAAGGACATCCAGTTGACAAGAACGGAAATATGGTTATTGGAACAAATCTTTTTACTGCTTTTATTGGATTAAAGAATACTATTTTTGTGGCTACAGAAACAGCAAATTTAATTTTGCAAAAAGAACAATCTCAAGATGTTAAGAATATTTACAATGAGTTGGAAAGAAAAAAATCCAACTTATTAAATTAA
- a CDS encoding SLBB domain-containing protein: MKKILIVTFLVFALFQVSTMKAQDLLKGNDLSTLKVDYLSDSDVAKIRTQLEANKVTIEQAEPMALAKGMSANEFAKLKARLGMNSDVKNAALLNNKNTDETTSGDSEEYTRTQEKIVNKKVKDSLNSLVFGSELFDNPTLNFEPNLKLATPVNYVLGPGDELQVSVYGVQEFNASVPVTVEGKVNIQYVGQIPVSGMTIEAATQKIKNAIARVYSTVNSGQSQVGVSLSHIRTIKVTIIGSKQPGNYSISSLATVYNALFLGGGPGKNGSYRNIELIRNNKVFKNIDIYRFLVNGNQSDNVGLKDNDVIRIPAYSQRVTVEGNVKRPGIFEMKKGETFSDLLSFASGFNEFAYTASVNVLQKTAKEFKVKDIKAAEFATYKPISGDVFTVTKILNRFENRIKIEGAVFRPDTYSFYEGMRILDLIKQADGLKEDAYATRATIVRLKEDMTTEAVSVNLVRALEGNAEANILLKKEDIVTVYSILDFVEEYKVTIDGEIKKPGAYSFYENLSLNDLLVQAGGLTGSASKRVEIARMIPSEEIDNANPNKVQLFNLEINAGNNEQIKNFTLMPFDVVNIRKMAAYEKPEMVVVSGAVNYTGKYVLVDKKEKVYAVIQRAGGLTATANLDGVKIKRPIKAEQIEVLENVNLNLGKKDSIQNKITKKLKEDLKFATIPVDWKAIVKNPNNSTNVTLMPGDEIEVATFNESVKITGNVLLTSEIPYNKGRGFGYYLGAVGGTDAKGWRKKAYIIYPNGKAAVSSSFLFIRTFPKVLPGSQIVVPEKPETKKMSTGEWVSIGSVITSLSLLILNAFK; the protein is encoded by the coding sequence ATGAAAAAAATACTTATTGTTACGTTTTTAGTTTTTGCACTTTTTCAAGTGTCAACAATGAAGGCACAAGATTTATTGAAAGGGAATGATTTGAGCACTTTAAAAGTAGATTACTTATCAGATAGTGATGTAGCAAAGATAAGAACTCAGCTAGAAGCAAATAAAGTAACCATTGAACAAGCAGAACCAATGGCTTTAGCCAAAGGAATGTCAGCAAATGAATTTGCGAAACTAAAAGCGAGACTTGGCATGAATTCAGATGTGAAAAATGCTGCTTTGTTAAACAATAAGAACACTGATGAAACTACGAGTGGAGATTCTGAAGAATACACTAGAACTCAAGAAAAAATTGTCAATAAAAAAGTTAAAGACAGTTTAAATTCTTTAGTTTTTGGTTCCGAACTTTTTGATAATCCAACATTAAATTTTGAACCAAATTTAAAATTAGCTACTCCAGTAAATTATGTTTTAGGCCCTGGTGATGAATTGCAAGTAAGTGTTTATGGGGTACAGGAATTTAATGCGAGCGTGCCGGTAACAGTGGAGGGTAAAGTTAACATTCAGTACGTAGGCCAAATCCCTGTTTCAGGAATGACAATTGAAGCTGCTACTCAAAAAATAAAAAACGCTATTGCCAGAGTATATAGCACTGTTAATTCAGGACAGTCTCAAGTTGGGGTAAGTCTAAGTCATATACGTACTATTAAAGTAACTATTATAGGAAGTAAACAACCAGGGAATTATTCTATTTCTTCTTTGGCTACCGTTTATAATGCTTTGTTTTTAGGAGGTGGTCCAGGTAAGAATGGCAGTTATAGAAATATTGAATTAATACGAAATAACAAAGTATTTAAAAACATAGATATTTACAGGTTTTTAGTAAATGGGAATCAGTCCGATAATGTAGGATTGAAAGACAATGATGTGATTCGGATTCCAGCCTATTCTCAACGAGTAACTGTTGAAGGGAATGTAAAACGTCCCGGAATTTTTGAAATGAAAAAGGGAGAAACTTTTTCGGATTTATTATCATTTGCGTCTGGATTTAATGAGTTTGCTTATACTGCCTCGGTAAATGTATTGCAAAAAACAGCCAAAGAGTTTAAGGTCAAAGACATAAAAGCAGCTGAATTTGCAACGTATAAGCCAATTTCTGGAGATGTGTTTACAGTAACAAAAATTTTAAATCGTTTCGAAAATCGTATTAAAATTGAAGGTGCTGTTTTTAGACCAGACACCTATTCTTTCTATGAAGGAATGCGCATTTTGGATTTGATTAAGCAAGCGGATGGACTTAAGGAAGATGCCTATGCTACTAGGGCTACTATTGTAAGATTGAAAGAGGACATGACTACAGAGGCCGTTTCTGTAAATTTAGTACGTGCTTTAGAAGGAAATGCAGAAGCTAATATTTTGCTAAAAAAAGAAGATATAGTTACCGTGTATTCTATTTTAGATTTTGTTGAAGAATATAAAGTCACTATTGATGGCGAAATAAAAAAACCAGGTGCCTATTCCTTTTATGAAAATTTATCGCTAAATGATTTATTAGTGCAGGCAGGAGGATTGACAGGTTCTGCTTCAAAAAGAGTCGAGATTGCTAGAATGATTCCATCTGAAGAAATTGATAATGCGAATCCTAACAAGGTGCAATTATTTAATTTAGAGATTAATGCAGGAAACAACGAACAAATAAAAAACTTTACTCTAATGCCTTTTGATGTTGTGAACATTCGCAAAATGGCTGCTTATGAAAAGCCAGAGATGGTGGTAGTAAGTGGAGCCGTAAATTACACTGGAAAATATGTTTTAGTCGATAAAAAAGAAAAAGTATATGCTGTCATACAAAGAGCAGGTGGTTTGACTGCAACAGCTAATCTAGATGGTGTAAAGATTAAGCGTCCTATTAAAGCAGAACAAATTGAAGTTTTAGAAAATGTAAATTTAAATCTAGGAAAGAAAGACAGCATTCAGAACAAAATCACAAAAAAACTAAAAGAAGATTTAAAATTTGCAACTATTCCAGTGGATTGGAAGGCAATTGTTAAAAACCCGAACAACAGTACAAATGTTACTTTAATGCCCGGAGATGAAATTGAAGTAGCAACTTTTAATGAAAGTGTTAAAATTACTGGAAATGTATTATTGACCTCTGAAATTCCTTATAATAAAGGACGAGGATTTGGCTATTATTTAGGCGCAGTTGGAGGAACCGACGCTAAAGGTTGGAGAAAAAAAGCCTATATTATTTATCCAAATGGGAAAGCCGCTGTATCTAGTTCTTTTTTGTTTATCCGCACATTTCCTAAAGTTTTGCCAGGATCTCAAATTGTAGTGCCTGAAAAGCCAGAAACGAAGAAGATGAGTACGGGTGAGTGGGTGAGTATAGGAAGTGTGATAACAAGTTTATCTTTATTAATTTTAAATGCGTTTAAATAA
- a CDS encoding Wzz/FepE/Etk N-terminal domain-containing protein: MSEQISNDEISLKELIDKAKEWFDYLFSQWKSIVLAGIIGAALGLTYSIVKKPVYTATLSFALEDEKSGGGLGSALGLASSLGLDLGGSAGGMFTGSNLTELFKSRSMVEQTLLTPVLVGTDTISLAEMYIRNQEWREKWNKKPKLQHIQFLPNVKRKYFTRVHDSILGVIYEDLSKTGLTVAQKDKKVSIISIDVASTNELFAKYFTEALAKQVSDFYVNTKSKKARLNMEILERQTDSIRRELNGAITGVAVANDNTFNLNPALNVRRTPSARRQVDVQANTAILTELVKQTELAKVTLRKETPLIQVIDKPILPLPKEKFGKAKGLVLGSILAGFLVMISLIIRKFFKDNN; the protein is encoded by the coding sequence ATGAGTGAACAAATTTCGAACGACGAAATATCTTTAAAAGAATTAATAGACAAAGCAAAGGAATGGTTTGACTACTTGTTTTCACAGTGGAAGAGTATCGTATTAGCTGGAATAATTGGGGCAGCTTTGGGATTGACTTATTCTATTGTTAAGAAGCCGGTGTATACGGCCACTCTATCTTTTGCATTGGAAGATGAAAAATCGGGAGGTGGTTTAGGGAGCGCTTTGGGACTAGCTAGTTCTTTAGGTTTAGATTTAGGTGGTAGCGCAGGAGGAATGTTTACAGGATCTAATTTGACTGAATTATTCAAATCCCGTTCGATGGTAGAACAAACCTTACTAACTCCAGTTCTAGTGGGAACAGACACTATTTCTTTGGCAGAAATGTATATCCGTAACCAAGAATGGCGAGAAAAGTGGAATAAAAAACCAAAATTACAGCACATTCAATTTTTGCCAAATGTAAAAAGGAAATATTTTACCAGAGTTCATGATAGTATCTTAGGTGTAATTTATGAAGATTTATCCAAAACAGGATTGACTGTGGCTCAAAAAGATAAAAAAGTATCTATTATAAGTATTGATGTAGCTTCTACGAATGAATTATTTGCTAAATATTTTACCGAAGCCTTAGCGAAACAAGTATCTGATTTCTATGTAAACACTAAGAGTAAGAAAGCCAGACTAAATATGGAAATTCTAGAACGTCAAACGGACTCTATTCGTCGGGAACTGAATGGAGCGATTACGGGTGTGGCTGTTGCTAATGACAATACCTTTAATTTAAATCCAGCTTTGAATGTTCGTCGTACGCCTTCAGCAAGGCGACAAGTGGATGTACAGGCCAATACTGCTATTTTAACCGAGTTGGTAAAGCAAACGGAATTGGCCAAAGTCACTTTGCGTAAAGAGACCCCTTTAATTCAGGTAATTGACAAACCCATTCTGCCTTTGCCTAAGGAAAAATTTGGAAAGGCCAAAGGGCTTGTGTTGGGGAGTATTTTAGCAGGTTTTTTAGTAATGATAAGTTTGATTATTAGAAAATTTTTTAAAGATAATAATTAG
- a CDS encoding FdtA/QdtA family cupin domain-containing protein, producing the protein MRPRIIDFPKIQDPRGNLTFLQYPSQIPFEVRRTFWTYDVPGGEIRGGHAYYEQKEIIVALSGSFDVVITNANGIIEKFSLNRSYYGLYLPAKTWRHIENFSTNSLAMHVSSEAFLKEDYIRDFQEFKLLADEK; encoded by the coding sequence ATGAGACCGAGAATTATAGATTTTCCTAAAATTCAAGACCCAAGAGGGAATTTAACTTTTTTGCAATATCCTAGCCAAATTCCTTTTGAGGTTAGAAGAACTTTTTGGACTTATGATGTGCCTGGAGGAGAAATCAGAGGAGGACATGCCTATTATGAGCAAAAAGAAATAATTGTTGCTTTAAGCGGTAGTTTTGATGTTGTTATTACAAATGCAAATGGCATTATTGAAAAATTTTCTCTAAATCGTAGTTATTACGGTTTATATTTACCAGCCAAAACATGGAGGCATATTGAAAATTTTTCCACCAACTCTTTGGCAATGCATGTTTCAAGCGAGGCTTTTTTGAAGGAAGACTATATTAGAGATTTTCAAGAATTTAAATTGCTTGCAGATGAAAAATAA
- a CDS encoding FdtA/QdtA family cupin domain-containing protein: MKNKISVFGCNLLHLNKIGDRNGHITAINNEIEIPFGVKRIFYLYDIPGGESRGAHAHKECHQFLVAASGSFEVLLDDGITKRQVLLNRPDLGLHIPPGIWASEVNFSSGSICLVLASHLYSEDDYLRSYDEYLKYIL; the protein is encoded by the coding sequence ATGAAAAATAAAATTAGTGTTTTCGGGTGCAATCTCTTGCATTTAAATAAGATTGGAGATAGAAACGGGCATATTACAGCCATTAATAATGAGATAGAAATCCCTTTTGGAGTAAAAAGAATCTTTTATTTATATGATATTCCTGGTGGAGAGTCCAGAGGAGCTCATGCTCATAAAGAATGTCATCAATTTTTAGTTGCTGCAAGCGGTAGTTTTGAAGTCTTATTAGATGATGGAATTACAAAAAGACAAGTTTTATTGAATCGCCCTGATTTGGGCCTACATATACCGCCAGGAATATGGGCCTCTGAAGTTAATTTTTCAAGTGGATCTATTTGTTTGGTTTTGGCCTCACATTTATATAGTGAAGATGATTATTTAAGATCTTATGATGAATATTTAAAATATATATTATGA